A window of Ictidomys tridecemlineatus isolate mIctTri1 chromosome 1, mIctTri1.hap1, whole genome shotgun sequence contains these coding sequences:
- the Cnnm2 gene encoding metal transporter CNNM2 isoform X3 encodes MIGCGACEPEVKMAGGQAVAALPTWKMAARRSLSARGRGVLQAAAGRLLSLLLLSCCCGAGGCAAAGENEETVIIGLRLEDTNDVSFMEGGALRVSERTRVKLRVYGQNINNETWSRIAFTEHERRRHSPGERGLGGPVPPEPDSGPQRCGIRTSDIIILPHIILNRRTSGIIEIEIKPLRKMEKSKSYYLCTSLSTPALGAGGPGSTGGTVGGKGGAGVAGLPPPPWAETTWIYHDGEDTKMIVGEEKKFLLPFWLQVIFISLLLCLSGMFSGLNLGLMALDPMELRIVQNCGTEKEKNYAKRIEPVRRQGNYLLCSLLLGNVLVNTTLTILLDDIAGSGLVAVVVSTIGIVIFGEIVPQAICSRHGLAVGANTIFLTKFFMMMTFPASYPVSKLLDCVLGQEIGTVYNREKLLEMLRVTDPYNDLVKEELNIIQGALELRTKTVEDVMTPLRDCFMITGEAILDFNTMSEIMESGYTRIPVFEGERSNIVDLLFVKDLAFVDPDDCTPLKTITKFYNHPLHFVFNDTKLDAMLEEFKKGVEASIWRTQVSLTDTHQLERPALVHSS; translated from the coding sequence ATGATTGGCTGTGGCGCTTGTGAACCCGAAGTAAAGATGGCGGGCGGGCAGGCAGTCGCCGCACTGCCCACTTGGAAGATGGCGGCGCGCCGCAGCCTCAGCGCCCGCGGCCGGGGGGTCCTGCAGGCGGCGGCGGGCCGGCTGTTGTCGCTGCTATTGCTGAGCTGCTGCTGCGGCGCGGGCGGCTGCGCAGCGGCCGGCGAGAACGAGGAGACTGTGATCATCGGGCTGCGGCTGGAGGACACGAACGACGTGTCGTTCATGGAAGGGGGGGCGCTGCGGGTGAGCGAGCGGACCCGGGTCAAGCTGCGGGTGTACGGGCAGAACATCAACAACGAGACGTGGTCCCGCATCGCCTTCACCGAGCACGAGCGGCGCCGCCACAGCCCTGGCGAGCGCGGGCTGGGGGGCCCCGTGCCTCCAGAGCCGGACAGCGGCCCCCAGCGCTGCGGCATCCGCACCTCAGACATCATCATCTTGCCCCACATCATTCTGAACCGCCGTACATCGGGCATCATCGAGATCGAGATCAAACCGCTGCGCAAGATGGAGAAGAGCAAGTCCTATTACCTGTGCACATCGCTTTCCACGCCAGCCCTGGGTGCCGGCGGCCCGGGGTCCACGGGTGGCACGGTCGGGGGAAAGGGTGGCGCAGGGGTTGCTGGGCTCCCCCCACCTCCGTGGGCCGAGACCACCTGGATTTACCACGACGGCGAGGACACCAAGATGATCGTGGGCGAGGAGAAGAAGTTCCTGCTGCCCTTTTGGCTGCAGGTGATCTTCATTTCGCTGCTGCTGTGCCTGTCGGGCATGTTCAGTGGCCTCAATCTGGGTCTCATGGCCCTGGACCCGATGGAGCTGCGCATCGTGCAGAACTGCGGCACCGAGAAGGAGAAGAATTACGCCAAACGCATCGAGCCTGTGCGCAGGCAGGGCAACTACCTGCTGTGCTCGCTGCTGCTGGGCAACGTGCTGGTCAACACCACGCTCACTATCCTACTCGACGACATCGCCGGCTCAGGCCTCGTGGCGGTGGTGGTCTCCACCATCGGCATCGTCATCTTCGGGGAGATCGTGCCCCAAGCCATCTGTTCCCGGCATGGCCTGGCAGTAGGAGCCAACACCATCTTCCTCACTAAGTTTTTCATGATGATGACCTTCCCCGCCTCTTACCCGGTCAGCAAGCTGCTGGACTGCGTCCTGGGCCAGGAGATAGGTACCGTGTATAACCGGGAAAAACTGCTGGAAATGCTCCGGGTCACTGACCCCTACAACGACCTGGTCAAGGAGGAGCTGAACATTATCCAAGGAGCGCTTGAGCTCCGCACCAAGACAGTAGAGGATGTGATGACTCCCCTTCGGGACTGCTTCATGATCACCGGAGAGGCCATCCTGGACTTCAACACCATGTCGGAAATCATGGAGAGCGGCTACACTCGAATTCCAGTATTTGAAGGAGAGCGCTCCAATATCGTGGACCTGCTCTTTGTCAAAGATTTGGCCTTCGTGGATCCAGATGACTGTACTCCATTGAAAACCATCACCAAATTTTATAACCACCCCTTGCACTTTGTTTTCAATGACACCAAGTTGGACGCTATGCTGGAAGAATTTAAGAAAG